Within the Desulfurella sp. genome, the region CGCTTTTTTCAGATGTGTCATTTGTTGAGGCAAAGAGAACAGAAAAATCCTTTACACCCCTTATACCCACACCTTTGTCTGTACTAAAATTAACATTTTCTATTTGTTTGTTTTTAGATTCTATTGTCCGTGTAAACGAATCTTCCAAATAAATATCAAAAAAATCAAAACCAGAACCTTTAAACAACCTAAAAGAGTCTTCGTACATACTATCTACCCAGCCTTTTTTCTACTTCAAGAACTTTAAGCGTAGTTGACATTATACTATCTGGATTCAAACTCATTGAGTCAATACCTTCTTCTACTAAAAACTCAGCAAAATCAGGAAAATCGCTTGGCGCCTGACCACAGATACCTACACTTTTGCTGTACTTGTGGGCAGTTTTTATAAGCATCGAAATCATACGTTTTACTGCAATATGTCTTTCATCAAAAAGGTGAGCGATAAGACCCGAGTCTCTATCAATTCCCAGCGTAAGTTGTGTTAAATCATTTGAACCTATTGAAAAGCCGTCAAAAATTTGTGCATACTCATCGGCACATATAACATTGCTTGGAATTTCTGCCATAACGTATATTTCAAGGCCGTTTTCACCTTGAATCAAACCGTTTTTTCTCATTTCTTCAATAACTTTTCTGCCTTCTTCTGGGGTTCTGCAAAATGGTATCATAAGCTGTATATTTGTAAGTCCAAACTCATCGCGAGCTTTTTTCATAGCAAGGCACTCGAGTGCAAAACCTTCTTTATAGTTATCAGAATAATATCTTGAAGCACCTCTCCAGCCAATCATTGGGTTTTCTTCTTCTGGTTCGAACTCAGAGCCACCAATTAAATTAGCATACTCATTTGTTTTAAAATCACTCATCCTAACAAGTATTGGTTTTGGATAAACGCTTGCAGCCAAAAGCGCAACACCTTGCGCCAATTTGTCTACAAAGTAGTCAGGTTTAAAGCTATAGCCTTGCGTTAGCTCTTCAATAGTTTTCTTTGCTTGTTCATCTTTTAGCTTATCAAAGTGTATTAAGGCAAGAGGATGAACCTGTATAAATGAGCTTATGATAAATTCCATCCTTGCAAGACCAATACCATCGTTTGGTATATTTGCAGACGATAATGCAAGTGCTGGATTTCCCAAATTGAGCTTAATCTGTGTTTTTGGTCTTTGAAGTGATGATAAGTCAAGAGTTTCTACTTCAAACTCAAGCTTTCCTTTGTAAACATAGCCTTCGTCGCCTTCTGCGCATGAAACGGTAATATGATCGCCTGTTTTAATTACACTGGTAGCATTTGCACAACCAACAATAGCAGGTACACCTAACTCTCTAGAAATAATTGCAGCATGGCATGTTCTACCGCCACGGTTTGTTACAATTGCTTTAGCTTTTTTCATTATTGGTTCCCAATCTGGATCTGTCATATCCGTTACAAGCACTTCTCCTTCTTGAAACTCAGATATTTTGCTTGCATCTAATAGTACGCGAGCTACACCACTTGCAATTTTATTTCCAACTGCTACGCCTTTTGTTATAATTTCACCTTTTTCTTTGAGTTTGTAGGTTTCCATAATGCTTAAATTTTTCTGTGAATGTACCGTTTCTGGCCTTGCCTGAACAATAAACAATTCATTAAGTTCGCCATCTTTTGCCCACTCTATATCCATAGGTGAATAAACACCACGTTTATTTGTATAGTGATTTTCAATTTTTATTGCCCATGAAGCTAACTTCAGGATATCGTCATCACTTAAAGCGTATGATAATCTTTCCTGGGTTGTGGTTTCTATTTCTTTTATACCGCCATTTTCGCTATAGATTGCCTTTGTTAGTTTTGAGCCTAAATTCTTCTTGATAATAGATTTAAAACCTTTTTCAAGTGTGGGTTTAAAAACCATAAATTCATCTGGGTTAACCTTACCGCCTACAATCAATTCTCCAAGTCCGTAACTTGCATTTATAACAACAACCTTATCAAAACCACTTTCTGTATCAATACTGAACATTACACCACTTGCAGCTTTATCTGAACGAACCATTTTTTGGACAGTAACGGATAAAGCTATATCAAAATGGTTAAAACCTTTATCGTGCCTGTATGATGTAGCCCTATCTGTAAAAATAGATGCATAGCATTTTTTAACATACTTTACAACATCGTCTAAGCCTTTTACATTAAGATATGTATCCTGTTGACCAGCAAAAGAAGCATCAGGCAAATCTTCCGCTGTTGCAGATGACCTTACTGCTACATCTGTATTTTGAGTAGAATACATGCTTGATAATTTTATATAAGCTTCTTTTATTTCTTGCAATAAATCGTCAGGCAGAGGAGCTTGCTCTATCATCTGTCTGACTGAAGCGCATTTAGAGCGTAAATCATTAATATCATGCGTATTTAAATTTTCCAGAGTTGATTGTATTTTATCTTTAATCTTAGAGCTTTCCAAAAGATACCAGTAGGATTGGGCAGTTAAAGCAAAACCATAGGGTATATTTATGCCCTCGCTTTTAAGCTCTTTAATCATTTCGCCCAAAGATGCATTTTTACCGCCAACCAAACCAACATCATTCATTGATACTTCATCTAGCCACTTTATAAATTTCATTGTTTACCCTCCATTTCTATTTGTTTTTATAATAACAAAAAAAATTTCAAAATTCAAATGTATATAACAAAAAATTGACTTTAATTTTACTGTGTCTTGTGATAATTTAAAAAATAAATAAAGGAGGTATGTTATGGTAAAAAAATTTCTTCTTACAAGTACACTTTTGCTAGCTTTGTCTGTAAATGCATTTGCACAACC harbors:
- the ppsA gene encoding phosphoenolpyruvate synthase; this encodes MKFIKWLDEVSMNDVGLVGGKNASLGEMIKELKSEGINIPYGFALTAQSYWYLLESSKIKDKIQSTLENLNTHDINDLRSKCASVRQMIEQAPLPDDLLQEIKEAYIKLSSMYSTQNTDVAVRSSATAEDLPDASFAGQQDTYLNVKGLDDVVKYVKKCYASIFTDRATSYRHDKGFNHFDIALSVTVQKMVRSDKAASGVMFSIDTESGFDKVVVINASYGLGELIVGGKVNPDEFMVFKPTLEKGFKSIIKKNLGSKLTKAIYSENGGIKEIETTTQERLSYALSDDDILKLASWAIKIENHYTNKRGVYSPMDIEWAKDGELNELFIVQARPETVHSQKNLSIMETYKLKEKGEIITKGVAVGNKIASGVARVLLDASKISEFQEGEVLVTDMTDPDWEPIMKKAKAIVTNRGGRTCHAAIISRELGVPAIVGCANATSVIKTGDHITVSCAEGDEGYVYKGKLEFEVETLDLSSLQRPKTQIKLNLGNPALALSSANIPNDGIGLARMEFIISSFIQVHPLALIHFDKLKDEQAKKTIEELTQGYSFKPDYFVDKLAQGVALLAASVYPKPILVRMSDFKTNEYANLIGGSEFEPEEENPMIGWRGASRYYSDNYKEGFALECLAMKKARDEFGLTNIQLMIPFCRTPEEGRKVIEEMRKNGLIQGENGLEIYVMAEIPSNVICADEYAQIFDGFSIGSNDLTQLTLGIDRDSGLIAHLFDERHIAVKRMISMLIKTAHKYSKSVGICGQAPSDFPDFAEFLVEEGIDSMSLNPDSIMSTTLKVLEVEKRLGR